The following are from one region of the Luteimonas sp. MC1572 genome:
- a CDS encoding ABC transporter transmembrane domain-containing protein, with amino-acid sequence MARFSQTSRQASPPPAADGSNAPPGDTTPVGDRKAPFASLRGLLPFLARHKGLLVAWLLALIASSTATLSLPVAVRFMIDRGFASGSGIDAAFGLLLAVAVALALATAARFFFVSLLGERVVADLRNQLYGHLIGLDQAFFSRSRSGELVSRLTADTELLRSVVATSMSVALRSTVMVLGSVAMMVVTSPRLALWTLVGIPLFVLPLVLGGRRLQRISRQSQDRIADANALANETLGAVSTVQAHAREEHERTRFGAAVAMSVATARRRITVQAMVTAVAITAVFGAITLVLWSGAHDVAGGTMTAGTLGQFVLYALFGGGSVGALAEVWNELQKAAGGMGRISELLDERALVATPAAPAVLPQPVRGEVALRDVTFHYPSRPDMPALHGFTLAVAPGETVALVGPSGAGKSTVFSLLLRFYDPQSGTLTLDGVDLRTLDPLALRGAIAVVPQQPTIFAASARDNIRYGRLEASDAEVEAAARAAEAHDFITALPAGYDEQLGERGARLSGGQQQRIAIARALLRDAPVLLLDEATSALDAQSERAVQHALERLMAGRTTLVVAHRLATVLKADRIVVVDAGRIVAEGTHAELMAQNGLYAELARLQFLDVQGASVDA; translated from the coding sequence ATGGCCCGATTCTCGCAAACGTCCCGGCAGGCAAGCCCACCCCCCGCAGCCGACGGCAGCAACGCGCCACCCGGCGACACGACGCCCGTCGGCGACCGCAAGGCGCCGTTCGCAAGCCTGCGCGGCCTGCTGCCGTTCCTGGCGCGGCACAAGGGCCTGCTGGTGGCCTGGCTGCTCGCGCTGATCGCGTCCAGCACCGCCACGCTCAGCCTGCCGGTGGCGGTGCGCTTCATGATCGACCGCGGCTTTGCCAGCGGCTCCGGCATCGACGCCGCCTTCGGCCTGCTGCTTGCTGTCGCGGTGGCGCTGGCGCTGGCCACGGCGGCACGGTTCTTCTTCGTGTCGCTGCTCGGCGAGCGGGTGGTCGCCGACCTGCGCAACCAGCTGTACGGGCATCTGATCGGGCTGGACCAGGCCTTCTTCTCGCGCAGCCGCTCCGGCGAGCTGGTCTCGCGCCTCACGGCTGATACCGAGCTGCTGCGCAGCGTGGTGGCGACCAGCATGTCGGTGGCCCTGCGCAGCACGGTGATGGTGCTGGGCAGCGTGGCGATGATGGTGGTCACCAGCCCCAGGCTGGCGCTGTGGACCCTGGTCGGCATCCCGCTCTTCGTGCTGCCGCTGGTGCTGGGCGGCCGCCGCCTGCAGCGCATCTCGCGGCAGAGCCAGGACCGCATCGCCGATGCCAACGCACTCGCCAACGAGACCCTGGGCGCGGTGTCCACGGTGCAGGCACATGCCCGCGAGGAACACGAGCGCACGCGCTTCGGCGCCGCCGTGGCCATGTCGGTCGCGACCGCGCGTCGCCGCATCACCGTGCAGGCGATGGTGACTGCGGTCGCCATCACCGCGGTGTTCGGCGCGATCACGCTGGTGCTGTGGTCGGGCGCGCACGACGTGGCCGGCGGCACCATGACCGCGGGCACGCTAGGCCAGTTCGTGCTGTACGCGCTGTTCGGCGGCGGCTCGGTGGGCGCGCTGGCCGAGGTCTGGAACGAACTGCAGAAAGCCGCCGGCGGCATGGGGCGCATCAGCGAACTGCTTGACGAACGCGCGCTCGTCGCGACACCTGCAGCACCGGCCGTGCTGCCGCAGCCGGTGCGCGGCGAGGTCGCGCTGCGCGACGTCACCTTCCATTATCCGTCGCGCCCGGACATGCCGGCACTGCACGGCTTCACGCTGGCCGTGGCACCCGGCGAGACCGTCGCGCTGGTCGGCCCGTCGGGCGCCGGCAAGAGCACGGTGTTCTCGCTGCTGCTGCGCTTCTACGACCCGCAGTCGGGCACGCTGACGCTGGACGGCGTGGACCTGCGCACGCTCGACCCGCTCGCGCTGCGCGGCGCGATCGCCGTGGTGCCGCAGCAGCCGACGATCTTTGCCGCCAGCGCGCGCGACAACATCCGCTACGGCCGCCTGGAGGCCAGCGACGCCGAGGTGGAAGCCGCAGCGCGCGCTGCCGAGGCGCACGACTTCATCACCGCCCTGCCCGCCGGCTACGACGAACAGCTGGGTGAACGCGGCGCGCGCCTGTCCGGTGGCCAGCAGCAGCGCATCGCGATCGCCCGCGCATTGCTGCGCGACGCGCCGGTACTGCTGCTCGACGAAGCCACCTCCGCGCTCGACGCGCAGAGCGAGCGCGCCGTGCAGCACGCGCTGGAGCGGCTGATGGCCGGCCGCACCACGCTGGTGGTCGCGCATCGCCTGGCGACGGTGCTCAAGGCCGACCGCATCGTGGTGGTGGACGCCGGGCGCATCGTCGCCGAGGGCACCCACGCCGAGCTGATGGCGCAGAACGGGCTGTACGCGGAGCTCGCGCGGCTGCAGTTCCTGGATGTCCAGGGCGCGTCCGTCGACGCATAG
- a CDS encoding RNA polymerase sigma factor, whose amino-acid sequence MDERAANDGSEGSDETLMLAWAGGDVAAFERLYARHRQRLHRYLLRLLRDPGLADEVFQDTWQRVIAARRDWRPDAGFSTWLYRIAHNRMNDHWRSMQHRPPAPADADLRTERVEDPDTPERNLSAFESRRSLQLALDALPPEQREVLVLRLEQELSLEEIGVITGVGRETVKSRLRYAMDKLRQRLQPADGGDGPAASVAAQERPA is encoded by the coding sequence ATGGACGAGCGCGCCGCCAACGACGGTTCCGAAGGCAGCGACGAGACGCTGATGCTGGCCTGGGCAGGCGGTGATGTCGCTGCGTTCGAGCGTCTGTACGCGCGCCATCGCCAGCGCCTGCACCGCTACCTGCTGCGCCTGCTGCGCGACCCCGGGCTGGCCGACGAAGTGTTCCAGGACACCTGGCAGCGCGTGATCGCCGCGCGCCGGGACTGGCGACCCGATGCCGGCTTTTCAACGTGGCTCTATCGCATCGCGCACAACCGCATGAACGATCACTGGCGGTCGATGCAGCATCGCCCGCCCGCGCCTGCGGATGCAGACCTGCGCACCGAACGCGTGGAGGATCCGGACACGCCGGAACGCAATCTGTCGGCGTTCGAATCGCGCCGCAGCCTGCAGCTGGCGCTGGATGCCCTGCCGCCCGAACAACGCGAGGTCCTGGTGCTGCGCCTGGAGCAGGAGCTCAGCCTCGAGGAGATCGGCGTGATCACCGGCGTCGGCCGCGAAACCGTCAAGTCGCGGCTGCGCTACGCCATGGACAAGCTGCGCCAGCGCTTGCAACCCGCCGATGGCGGTGACGGCCCTGCCGCGTCCGTTGCCGCGCAGGAGCGCCCGGCATGA
- a CDS encoding EAL domain-containing protein, which yields MQAVLDLPIVATPREGDLAGLADVLAQSLPTGSGVVVCWSDPRIGVGMSAVEGVPAALRAHALALTGGEAHAGDGAAIDEAWSSGGASLAIAARLPEPLTPASLDAWRALARRVVTATLSAAQGEARIASLQKSERLQQALYEIADVAGSGLDMQDVLARIHGVVGGLMSAENFYIVLYDDVRETVRFLYFADQRDPWVAEPDTEIALSDIPNSLTVAMLRHGQPLLGPSARIRRQLNVDRDQFHGPDSADWLGVPMRRDSRVSGAIVVQSYDKPDCYSDEDRVLLEFVAQHILTALDRKHAHAELERRVDARTRELQRANQVLQAEIVERQRAERLQRALFRISELSVTAGSVERFYADLHAVVGELLYARNFYIAMVSADGKHIEFPYSVDERDVVRRRRRMTKGLSEYVIEHGRALLADRARIAELEASGELRHHGSLAYCWLGVPLSRDGVVVGVIAVQSYSPDIGFSGRDQGLLTFVADHIGGALARKRTQEHLKAAHAELESRVEARTRELESANRELRAQVGERLRAEERLIHQARHDHLTGLPNRTYLLESLDTAVAETRSQARGPFAVLFLDLDRFKLVNDSVGHAAGDEMLVEAGRRIGSMLRDGDVVARLGGDEFAVLLADAADGDVAQGVAARILAALGEPMWIAGRELFPSASVGIALWQPRYRHGEDLLRDADAAMYRAKARGRDRSELFDENMRAEATRLLDLEADLRRAILTDAFEPYFQPIVDLSNGEVVGHEALLRWNHEQRGPLQPSEFIGVGEDSGLIEQVDWLLYRRVFEWMTRVQRGHVSINVSPRHFHSENFAERLLQMLDDAGADPARLRIEITEVALLDDAPRALRMLNSLRERGVLALLDDFGTGFSALSYLHRFPIHALKIDQSFVAGLDGEMHPESLALVRAILVLARTLGIQTVGEGVETTAQAQTLKQLGCTYGQGYLFGRPLPAPATGHRPR from the coding sequence GTGCAGGCAGTGCTGGATCTTCCGATAGTGGCCACGCCGCGCGAGGGCGACCTTGCGGGGCTCGCGGACGTGCTCGCGCAATCGCTGCCCACCGGGTCGGGCGTGGTGGTGTGCTGGAGCGATCCGCGCATCGGCGTCGGCATGTCGGCGGTCGAGGGGGTGCCGGCGGCGCTGCGTGCCCACGCGCTGGCATTGACCGGCGGTGAAGCGCACGCCGGCGACGGCGCGGCGATCGACGAGGCATGGAGCAGCGGCGGGGCCTCCCTGGCCATCGCCGCACGGCTGCCCGAACCGCTCACGCCCGCCTCGCTCGACGCCTGGCGGGCGCTGGCGCGGCGCGTGGTCACCGCCACGCTGTCGGCGGCCCAGGGCGAAGCGCGCATCGCATCGCTGCAGAAGTCCGAACGCCTGCAGCAGGCGCTCTACGAGATCGCGGACGTCGCCGGCTCCGGACTGGACATGCAGGACGTACTGGCGCGCATCCACGGCGTGGTCGGCGGCCTCATGTCGGCCGAGAATTTCTACATCGTGCTCTACGACGATGTCCGCGAAACCGTCCGCTTCCTGTACTTCGCCGACCAGCGTGATCCCTGGGTGGCTGAGCCGGACACCGAGATCGCGCTGTCCGACATCCCCAACAGCCTGACGGTGGCCATGCTGCGCCATGGCCAGCCGCTGCTCGGGCCGTCGGCGCGCATCCGCCGCCAGCTCAACGTCGATCGCGACCAGTTCCATGGCCCCGACAGCGCGGACTGGCTCGGCGTGCCGATGCGCCGCGACAGCCGCGTCAGTGGCGCGATCGTGGTGCAGAGCTACGACAAGCCCGATTGCTACAGCGACGAGGACCGCGTGCTGCTGGAGTTCGTGGCCCAGCACATCCTGACCGCGCTGGACCGCAAGCACGCACACGCCGAGCTCGAGCGCCGCGTCGACGCGCGCACGCGCGAACTGCAGCGGGCCAACCAGGTGCTGCAGGCGGAGATCGTCGAGCGCCAGCGCGCCGAGCGCCTGCAGCGCGCGCTGTTCCGTATCAGCGAGCTGTCCGTCACCGCCGGCAGCGTGGAAAGGTTCTACGCCGACCTCCACGCCGTGGTGGGCGAGTTGCTGTACGCGCGCAACTTCTACATCGCCATGGTGTCGGCCGACGGCAAGCACATCGAGTTCCCGTACTCGGTCGACGAACGCGACGTCGTGCGCCGGCGGCGGCGGATGACCAAGGGGCTGAGCGAGTACGTGATCGAACACGGCCGCGCGCTGCTTGCCGACCGCGCCAGGATCGCGGAGCTCGAAGCCAGTGGCGAGCTCCGCCACCACGGCAGCCTGGCCTACTGCTGGCTCGGCGTGCCGCTGTCGCGCGATGGCGTGGTGGTGGGCGTGATCGCGGTGCAGAGCTATTCGCCCGACATCGGCTTCAGTGGGCGCGACCAGGGGCTCCTGACCTTCGTCGCCGACCACATCGGCGGTGCGCTGGCGCGAAAGCGCACGCAGGAGCACCTCAAGGCCGCGCACGCCGAGCTCGAGTCGCGCGTGGAGGCGCGCACCCGCGAGCTCGAGAGCGCCAACCGCGAGCTGCGCGCGCAGGTGGGCGAGCGCCTGCGCGCCGAAGAACGCCTGATCCACCAGGCGCGCCACGACCACCTCACCGGCCTGCCCAACCGCACCTACCTGCTGGAATCCCTGGACACCGCCGTGGCCGAGACGCGCAGCCAGGCGCGCGGGCCGTTCGCGGTGCTGTTCCTCGACCTGGACCGCTTCAAGCTGGTCAACGACAGCGTGGGCCACGCCGCCGGCGACGAGATGCTGGTGGAAGCCGGCCGGCGCATCGGCAGCATGCTGCGCGACGGAGACGTGGTCGCGCGGCTCGGGGGCGACGAGTTCGCGGTGCTGCTGGCCGACGCCGCCGACGGCGACGTGGCGCAGGGCGTCGCGGCGCGCATCCTCGCCGCGCTGGGCGAGCCGATGTGGATCGCCGGGCGCGAGCTGTTTCCGTCGGCCAGCGTCGGCATCGCCCTGTGGCAACCACGCTACCGCCACGGCGAGGACCTGCTGCGCGATGCCGACGCGGCGATGTACCGCGCCAAGGCGCGCGGGCGCGACCGCAGCGAGCTGTTCGACGAGAACATGCGCGCCGAGGCGACGCGCCTGCTGGACCTCGAAGCCGACCTGCGGCGCGCGATCCTGACCGACGCATTCGAGCCGTACTTCCAGCCGATCGTCGACCTGTCCAATGGAGAAGTCGTTGGCCACGAAGCGCTGCTGCGCTGGAACCACGAGCAGCGCGGCCCGCTGCAGCCGTCCGAGTTCATCGGCGTCGGCGAGGACAGCGGCCTGATCGAGCAGGTGGACTGGCTGCTGTACCGGCGCGTGTTCGAATGGATGACCCGCGTCCAGCGCGGCCACGTCTCCATCAACGTCTCGCCGCGCCACTTCCACTCGGAGAATTTTGCCGAGCGCCTGCTGCAGATGCTCGACGACGCCGGCGCCGACCCCGCGCGGCTGCGCATCGAGATCACCGAGGTCGCGCTGCTCGACGACGCGCCGCGCGCGCTGCGCATGCTCAACAGCCTGCGCGAACGCGGCGTACTGGCGTTGCTCGACGATTTCGGCACCGGGTTCTCGGCACTGTCGTACCTGCACCGCTTCCCGATCCACGCGCTGAAGATCGACCAGAGCTTCGTGGCGGGCCTCGACGGCGAGATGCATCCCGAGAGCCTGGCGCTGGTGCGCGCGATCCTGGTGCTTGCGCGCACGCTGGGCATCCAGACCGTCGGCGAAGGCGTGGAAACCACCGCGCAGGCACAGACGCTCAAGCAGCTCGGCTGCACCTATGGCCAGGGCTACCTGTTTGGACGCCCGCTGCCTGCACCGGCCACGGGGCACCGGCCGCGCTGA
- a CDS encoding YigZ family protein encodes MRTTLAAPATHEILVRHSRFLAHAAPVESADEAVAFMAAVSVPDATHNCWAWRIGAGYRSSDDGEPAGTAGRPILAAIDGQGLDGVAVVVTRWYGGIKLGAGGLVRAYGGAAAECLRTAPRRDVIDMVELRVACGFADCGEVHAALAAFAVEKLAETFDADGAHFHLRLPVDAVEGFRTRLRDATRDRVRIGDNG; translated from the coding sequence ATGCGCACCACCCTGGCCGCGCCCGCGACCCACGAGATCCTCGTCCGCCACAGCCGCTTCCTCGCCCACGCCGCGCCGGTGGAATCGGCCGACGAAGCGGTCGCGTTCATGGCCGCCGTGTCGGTGCCCGATGCCACCCACAACTGCTGGGCGTGGCGGATCGGCGCCGGCTACCGCTCCAGCGACGATGGCGAACCCGCCGGCACCGCCGGTCGCCCGATCCTCGCCGCCATCGATGGCCAGGGGCTGGACGGCGTGGCGGTGGTGGTGACGCGCTGGTACGGCGGCATCAAGCTCGGCGCCGGCGGCCTGGTGCGCGCCTATGGCGGCGCGGCCGCCGAGTGCCTGCGCACGGCGCCGCGGCGCGACGTCATCGACATGGTGGAGCTGCGCGTGGCCTGCGGCTTCGCCGACTGCGGCGAAGTGCATGCGGCGCTTGCGGCATTCGCCGTCGAAAAGCTGGCGGAGACCTTCGACGCCGACGGTGCGCACTTCCATCTGCGGCTGCCTGTGGATGCCGTGGAAGGCTTCCGTACGCGGCTGCGCGACGCCACCCGCGACCGCGTGCGCATCGGCGACAATGGCTGA
- a CDS encoding acyl-CoA dehydrogenase family protein, with the protein MGTHVVDNQPPEFAPRDLWADDAVLREALAREGAASFASRVAGYGAIAGGELLALSHDAHRDRPRLRTHDRFGQRIDVVEFHPNYHRLMQVAVEHGVAGLSWAQPGAGAHVARAALSYLHHQVEPGTSCPLTMTHAAVPALRQAPALREWADKVASCRYDASDVAIHTKPGVTIGMGMTEKQGGSDVRANTTTATPLADGDAVAGDAYALRGHKWFFSAPMSDGFLVLAQAAGGLSCFLMPRRLPDGGRNAFTLMRLKDKLGDWSNASSEVEFQGATAWRVGDEGRGVATILQMVMLTRLDCMLGSAAGTRMALAQAIHHCRHRSAFGKRLAEQPLMRNVLADLAIESEAALALAMRVARAVDAAPHDPREAAFARVATAVGKYWICRRAPALVNEAQECLGGAGYIEESLLPRLYRQAPLNSIWEGSGNIQCLDVLRALAREPEAGAALLAEVDAARGLHPALDAALVVLREALPDAGEAGARLLVERLALALQASVLLRAGSPVAEAFCRSRLGGAHGLAMGTLPAELATHAAIERALPG; encoded by the coding sequence ATGGGCACGCATGTCGTCGACAACCAGCCGCCGGAGTTCGCGCCGCGCGACCTCTGGGCCGATGACGCCGTCCTGCGCGAAGCGCTGGCGCGCGAGGGCGCGGCGTCATTCGCGTCGCGCGTGGCCGGGTATGGCGCGATCGCCGGCGGCGAGCTGCTGGCGCTGTCGCACGACGCCCATCGCGACCGCCCGCGGCTGCGCACGCACGACCGCTTCGGCCAGCGCATCGACGTGGTGGAGTTCCACCCCAACTACCACCGGCTGATGCAGGTCGCGGTGGAGCACGGTGTCGCCGGCCTGTCCTGGGCGCAGCCCGGCGCGGGTGCCCACGTCGCGCGCGCGGCGCTGAGCTACCTGCACCATCAGGTGGAGCCCGGTACCAGCTGCCCGCTGACCATGACCCATGCCGCGGTGCCGGCCCTGCGCCAGGCCCCGGCGCTGCGGGAGTGGGCGGACAAGGTCGCGAGCTGCCGCTACGACGCGTCGGATGTCGCCATCCACACCAAGCCGGGCGTCACCATCGGCATGGGCATGACCGAGAAGCAGGGCGGCAGCGACGTACGCGCCAATACCACCACCGCCACGCCGCTCGCCGATGGCGATGCCGTGGCGGGCGATGCCTACGCGCTGCGCGGGCACAAGTGGTTCTTCTCGGCGCCGATGTCCGACGGCTTCCTGGTGCTGGCGCAGGCGGCGGGTGGATTGAGCTGCTTCCTCATGCCGCGGCGCCTGCCCGACGGTGGCCGCAACGCATTCACGCTGATGCGCCTCAAGGACAAGCTCGGCGACTGGTCGAACGCGTCGTCGGAGGTGGAATTCCAGGGTGCGACCGCGTGGCGCGTGGGCGACGAGGGCCGCGGCGTGGCGACGATCCTGCAGATGGTGATGCTCACGCGCCTCGACTGCATGCTCGGCTCCGCTGCCGGCACGCGCATGGCGCTGGCGCAGGCGATCCACCATTGCCGGCACCGCAGCGCGTTCGGCAAGCGCCTCGCGGAGCAGCCGCTGATGCGCAACGTGCTGGCCGACCTGGCGATCGAATCCGAGGCCGCGCTGGCGCTGGCGATGCGCGTGGCGCGGGCCGTGGATGCCGCGCCTCACGATCCGCGCGAGGCTGCATTCGCGCGCGTCGCCACCGCGGTCGGCAAGTACTGGATCTGTCGCCGCGCGCCGGCGCTGGTCAACGAAGCGCAGGAATGCCTGGGCGGCGCCGGCTACATCGAGGAATCGCTGCTGCCGCGGCTGTACCGCCAGGCGCCGCTCAATTCGATCTGGGAGGGCAGCGGCAACATCCAGTGCCTCGACGTGCTGCGTGCGCTGGCGCGCGAACCGGAGGCCGGCGCGGCGCTGCTGGCCGAGGTCGACGCCGCGCGTGGCCTGCACCCGGCGCTGGACGCCGCGCTCGTGGTCTTGCGCGAGGCCCTGCCGGACGCGGGCGAGGCCGGCGCACGCCTGCTGGTCGAACGCCTCGCGCTCGCGCTGCAGGCGTCGGTGCTGCTGCGCGCCGGCAGCCCCGTGGCCGAGGCGTTCTGTCGCAGTCGCCTGGGCGGTGCGCACGGCCTGGCGATGGGTACGTTGCCGGCGGAACTGGCGACGCACGCCGCCATCGAGCGCGCGCTTCCAGGTTGA
- a CDS encoding VWA domain-containing protein yields the protein MNRHTLATALAATLLLAACQSAKHEAAAPSAPPVIFDAPAPTTAMESGQQRAMAADAMARERVERTAAAAQRAYMPSPPPAPPMYAPPPANTEQYAARTDNPVQRVSEQPVSTFSVDVDTGSYSNVRRMLRRGVRPPADAVRAEEFINYFRHGHAAPASRDVPFRATIEIAPAPWNPKRHLMMVGLKGYDVPKAELPPANLVFLVDTSGSMHSEDKLPLLKQAFAALAAQLRAQDRVSIVAYAGSAGLVLPPTPGNRQGEIIAALERLQAGGSTNGGEGITLAYAMARQGFVAGGANRVILATDGDFNVGTVDRAALETLVGDQRKSGIALTTLGFGQGNYNDAMAERLADVGDGNHAYIDTVLEARKVLVEEMSATLLTIARDVKVQVEFNPAVVSEYRLVGYENRMLQREDFANDRVDAGDIGAGHEVTALYEVTLVGSGAERLPALRYGATQAQPARGDELAHLRLRYKRPGEDDSRLIEVPVRRDAIRAEASASMRFAATVAAFADALRGGRNIEGWDWDAIARSARASRGEDRWGLRAEFAELVEAGRIATGGDVARPAD from the coding sequence ATGAACCGACACACCCTGGCCACCGCACTGGCCGCCACCCTGCTGCTCGCGGCCTGCCAGTCGGCGAAGCACGAGGCGGCCGCGCCCTCGGCACCCCCGGTGATCTTCGATGCGCCTGCCCCGACTACGGCGATGGAGAGCGGGCAGCAGCGGGCCATGGCGGCCGACGCGATGGCCCGCGAGCGCGTCGAGCGCACCGCGGCGGCGGCACAGCGCGCGTACATGCCGTCTCCGCCCCCTGCACCGCCGATGTACGCCCCCCCGCCCGCCAACACAGAGCAGTACGCCGCACGCACCGACAACCCGGTGCAGCGCGTGTCCGAGCAGCCGGTGTCGACCTTCTCGGTGGACGTCGACACCGGCAGCTACAGCAACGTGCGCCGCATGCTGCGCCGGGGCGTGCGCCCGCCGGCGGACGCGGTGCGCGCCGAGGAGTTCATCAACTACTTCCGTCATGGCCATGCGGCTCCGGCCAGTCGCGACGTGCCCTTCCGCGCGACCATCGAGATCGCCCCGGCACCGTGGAACCCGAAGCGCCACCTGATGATGGTCGGCCTGAAGGGCTATGACGTGCCGAAGGCGGAGCTGCCTCCCGCCAACCTGGTGTTCCTGGTCGACACCTCCGGCTCGATGCATTCCGAAGACAAGCTGCCGCTGCTGAAGCAGGCATTCGCGGCGCTGGCCGCGCAGCTGCGTGCGCAGGACAGGGTGTCGATCGTGGCCTACGCCGGCTCCGCCGGCCTGGTGCTGCCGCCGACGCCCGGCAACCGCCAGGGCGAGATCATCGCCGCGCTGGAGCGCCTGCAGGCCGGCGGCAGCACCAACGGCGGCGAAGGCATCACGCTCGCCTATGCGATGGCGCGCCAGGGCTTCGTGGCCGGCGGCGCCAACCGCGTGATCCTGGCCACCGACGGCGACTTCAACGTCGGCACGGTCGACCGCGCGGCGCTGGAGACGCTGGTCGGCGACCAGCGCAAGTCCGGCATCGCGCTGACCACGCTCGGCTTCGGCCAGGGCAACTACAACGACGCGATGGCCGAGCGCCTGGCCGATGTCGGCGACGGCAACCACGCCTACATCGACACCGTGCTCGAGGCCCGCAAGGTGCTGGTGGAGGAGATGTCGGCGACGCTGCTGACCATCGCGCGCGACGTCAAGGTGCAGGTCGAGTTCAACCCGGCGGTGGTCTCCGAGTACCGCCTGGTCGGCTACGAGAACCGCATGCTGCAGCGCGAGGACTTCGCCAACGATCGGGTTGACGCCGGCGACATCGGCGCCGGCCACGAGGTCACCGCGCTGTACGAGGTCACCCTGGTCGGGTCGGGCGCCGAACGCCTGCCGGCGCTGCGCTACGGCGCCACGCAGGCGCAGCCCGCGCGCGGCGACGAACTCGCGCACCTGCGCCTGCGCTACAAGCGCCCGGGCGAGGATGACAGCCGCCTGATCGAGGTGCCCGTGCGTCGCGACGCGATCCGCGCCGAGGCCAGCGCGTCGATGCGCTTCGCGGCCACCGTGGCGGCGTTCGCCGACGCGCTGCGCGGCGGGCGCAATATCGAGGGCTGGGACTGGGATGCCATCGCGCGCAGCGCGCGCGCCAGCCGCGGAGAAGACCGCTGGGGCCTGCGCGCGGAGTTCGCGGAGCTGGTCGAAGCCGGCCGCATCGCCACCGGTGGCGACGTCGCGCGCCCGGCCGACTGA